In Hymenobacter volaticus, the genomic window CAGTATGGTCCGCTGAAGCTCGCCACCGACCGCACCGATGGTAAAGACGGCCGCCGCCTGGACCACGTGTATGCCAGCACCGATGTGCCCGCCGGCCTCATGGACAGCAAAACACCTGTAACTAAGTTGTAGCAACTACTGCTGTACTCTGTACTAAAGCAACGAGAGGAATCAAGCTAGTAGTTTTCAAGAGCTAGCTTAGATTCCTCTCGTTGCTTATAGTGCGGAGCGTAGAGTGTAGTAGGAATACGCTTTCCATCTGAGGCTAGGGTCTACCAACTACCTATGGTTTGTCGGGGCTTTGGCGGTGTTTGTTGAATTCCCAGGTGAGTGTTTCGATGGGCGCTTCGCGCAGGGCCTTAGCTAGTTCGGCGTCATCTTTGAATTGGAGCTGATGCAATAGGCTGGCTTCCACGCTCACCGTGAACTGCTTTTCCTGAAAAGGCCAAGGATGTACCGTAAGCGGGCCACCATCTACGGGGCGCATCACGTCGTAGCGTTGGCCGTCCATGCCCGTGTAAATTTCGAGGGCGCGGCTCATTTCGGGTAGCTCGTGACGGCAAAGAATGAGGCTGAGCCGGTCGCACCAATGCATGAGGTCGTAGGCTTGTTGGGCTTCGGCTCGTTGGAGGTGCAGCTGCTTGATCCAGTTTTTCTGATCGGCTTGCTGCTCGTCGAGAAAGGTATCAATGGTTTTGTTTTGACCCCGCAGGCTTTCGTAGAGCTTGCTCACATGCATGCTGGTAAGCAAGCTACGCCAGCGGCCCTGAAAGCGAGCCGCGTGGAGTACGCCCTGGGCCTGCTCTAAGGCAAATTCCTTCATCGTAAAATTGGCGGGGGCGCCAGCGGGCGTCAGGCCGTAGTGGCCGTCCCAGTCGCGTTGTTCGTCGTCGTGTTGGGCTATGGCCGAAAGGATGCCCACCCATCGGTCGGAAGGGCCGAAGGGTTGCCAATGCCACGCTAGCTGAGCGGCTAACTGGCCATGCGCCTGCTGGTAGATAATCTGCCAGCCATCGGCGGTATAGTTTACGATCATGAGTTGCGGAGCCAGAGCCGATTATAAGCCAGGTTCTCGCACAGGAACGTAGGGGAAACGCAGAGGTTTGTCGGGAAAGCAGATTCCAATAGGAAATAAAAAAGCCCTGCCGGTTTGGGCAAGGCTTTTCACAGGCAACAAACGAAACTTAAGCTACGTGAATGGCTTCGGCCACGGGCTGGCGCAGGCGTAAGTGCAGCAGCATGTCGTCGGTCATTTTGTTTAAATCGAACTGCGGCTGCCAGCCCCAATCCTTGCGAGCTTGCGCATCGTCGATGCTAGCGGGCCAAGAATCGGCAATCTGCTGGCGCGAATCGGGCT contains:
- a CDS encoding DUF3891 family protein — its product is MIVNYTADGWQIIYQQAHGQLAAQLAWHWQPFGPSDRWVGILSAIAQHDDEQRDWDGHYGLTPAGAPANFTMKEFALEQAQGVLHAARFQGRWRSLLTSMHVSKLYESLRGQNKTIDTFLDEQQADQKNWIKQLHLQRAEAQQAYDLMHWCDRLSLILCRHELPEMSRALEIYTGMDGQRYDVMRPVDGGPLTVHPWPFQEKQFTVSVEASLLHQLQFKDDAELAKALREAPIETLTWEFNKHRQSPDKP